TgcgttcttttatttatataatttgaatggtTAACTTGCTCAATCCTTAAAGTAAATGTAGCAATTCAGTGGTCAGGTGTCGAAAGAGCCAAagtatatatcttaataaaacagaaaacaTTTTGGCGTTagccaaaaaatttaaaaagcaattatatttatttgtgctaccttaatattacttatatctaCAATATTACGCAGAGGcatgtgttataaaaaaaaaccaacatgTGTTCATAAATCTTATTCTGATTAAAAAGTGGCTTATTGATTTTGACCGCTTTGACACTAGTCCACAGAAATATATGCTATCACACAGATTTGACACATCAATGGTAACAATAttgttatacattattaaaagtcCATATAATATTCGTCtgttataataagaaataaatcattTGGTTCAGCCTATAAGTATTTcttaaaacttaaacaataaaCTTACGAAGCTAATATCGTATTATTgagattatttcttatatatttttattttaagcagtaAGAAGGCGGTAAGTCTTCACCTTCGACCGATATGGGCATGCatacaaatattcttattatcgatataataagtatatatgtatgagtactgtaaaaatataaactattactactttaaatatgacatacactttttttttaaatctcaaagTTGTATAAATTCggtttttgtaattgtaattaacattCAACAAATGATCTtttcttataaacaaaaatctacCATCGTAAGTACTACTAGATAcaccaatatttatttcaaaatatttatacgtaaaataattaataaatacatacattttatttatgtacacagattaaattaagttattaaaataagtttctaATTGGAAaacttacacaaaaaaaaaacaagaaattacatgtttaaatagaattacctaatttgtaattattattttatatacaaattcgTAATTCCAGTTCGCTGGGCTTACTATGGTCGAATTGGCCAAAGCTCTAATTAAACCTTAATGTCGTCACACAACATTTCAGTATGTTATTgtgtttactttatttatagtaaaaaagtaatatgtagTAATGATCTCTGTATCgggattatataaaattatttttttattatgatatgggttcatatttaatatataggtttatattattaataggtatttatattatataccgtGCCAATTAAAACTTATGTGTGTGAtttcatataggtatataaataaaaatatgttttaaacagAAGGCTTATTTCAAATGAGAGCACCTTTGAGGTAAAATGTCTAGATATACggatgttattataaaaaataactcagACCGTTTGTTAATCTATAATGAAGATGAAATTGAATtaggatttttaatatatttttaaaaccctGAATccgtttctaaaatattttatttcaaaaatgaaaaatagtaGTGTTTTTTTCATAAGTGTATCTTAAAATAGTGTATATGGGTATTAAAGGTGCGTATCCAAGTGGCGTATCAAAAGTGCTCTGCGCAATGTCCTTTATTGGTACCCAAACACTTCAGTTCACTTCTTCACTTCATGTATGATCAGGCGAGTACTAGACTCATGTTTGAAATATGAGTAGCTTTAGACTCCGAGATAAGTTCTGAGGATCTCTCCTATGAGTTCAGGCTTGGCTCATGGCGTGGTCGATGTGTTGGGGAGCGCCATCTTCTTGTAGCACTTTGATATAAACATTATGCTTCACAAGATATTCGAACAAACATGTGAATAACAGTGAAGCATATAGCGTTGATGGACAGCGTATCAACTTCTGAGGCTATTGCAGGAGTGCAGAACACTAAAGCTACACTAAAATTGGTTACGTACCTAAGTTTtacagatatatgtatgtatagtttcGGAGATCTCGCGATGAGTCTTTTAGGttgcgtttatatatttatatataagaatatatctatattataatatccttaagtCTGATTGAGTTTAAATTTAGCATAGTTCTCTTTCTACATgtgattcttaaaatatttatttaattagaaaattgtATTCTATTGGACACCATTTTGAATTATCTTCAGTAAAcaccaaaatgtataaaaatgacAGTTTGAAATGTCACTTGATCATAGATTGACGGAAGGATTCTGATGGGAATCGCTTCAACTACCATTGTTTCATTTATCCCTCTGATCTCACGAATCATAGTATTCGTAGTCACGTGTGCTTCACAAATCGGGTAAAAATTTTTCACACTAACGTGTTTGTCACGTCATATAAATTACCTATATAAGACATTTCAAGAGATAAGTAGGTAGTTGTTATCCTTATCTATcctaaaatataacaaacattaaTATGATTAGAATGCCCGTATAATAGACGCGAGACTTTGATATGTTCCCgcgatgaaaatgaaaataccaAGCGTTATAATAAGACCATTCTTCAAGATCATGTAAGGaggtatcttattattattctggTAAGTGGCCACGAGTTGAATGATGGGAGGAAACATGAGTGCCAGGGCTGTGCTGCTAATCGCGCCCACCAATGAAATGAAGAGTCCGAGCTGTGGTATTGATTCCGCCAagataactaaaaaaataaaatgatatttagtaCAGGTCATTTtagattgaaatttatattttgtcttatttttacacaatatttttattttatttgataaaagaaGATGAGCTCATGGGCCACCTGAGAGCATCTGATTATCACTTCTCGTAGATATTGgcataaagtaatattatctaTCGGATATGCCGTCAACGCGTCTGACTAATAGTAAGATGTAATGAtgtaatgtaagtaaataatatgaatactatAGCTCCTCCGCGCGATTTTAGCCGAGTTGAATTTAATACTCCGGCCCCGTAAGTCGATATTACAtagtctatatacatatatcaaagtaTTCTTTTTTAAGTCTAGTGGTAGATCCTCTCATGTGCGCAATCAAACAAACAATCTGTTTAGATTTATATGATCTAACTGTGGCTGAGCTGTCGGTTCCAACTGGGGTTTGAAACCAAGACCTGAGTTCTGTGGCCTTATATTTATTCCCAAGACCAAAAATGCTGTCAAATTAGTAAAGTAACGAAATATAAACAAGCAACTTTATAATCCAATAACACAAATATGTGAGGATTACTTGAAACGAAACGGCCTACTTTGATAAATTTATGATTAACGCTCAATGTCATACAACCTAACGATCTTCTAAGATATACTGATATCTTCAAGATTTGATCAACTATTACAAAATTGACACAGTTATTTTATAAGAGGTTTTCAAGATTAACTTCACAATCCAAAGAATTGATCTACTTATTTAAGATTGGTATAGACGTAAATAAAGTCAATCCTTATTTAAAGACTTGATGTAGGTTAATCGCCGCAATATGATCCATTGCGAATAGAAAGGGTATATCTAGGAATATGGtcaaatctaataatatatcCAATATAATCTAGGTACATGTCTTTTATAAAGTTGTTGAAACGAGAAAGATTAAATCAGAACAGATGTCAATGATCCCTGTCTTGAATGAATGGTCTATAAGTAATGGGCGATGGCTTACACTTGTCGTCTCTACTGCCAGATTTAACTGCTGGATATAAATGTGCAAGAAATAAATTCCATACCGACATGTCagatgagccacctgatggtgattGGTCAAAAGTTCAAAACCACCGCCCAGAGATTATTGTCATTGCCCATTATATTGGCGTACTTACAATGCAAACAGGATCCACAATAacgttgctgtttggcggtagaatctattttctatttataccaTATGTTTTCGTTGAGTGAATAAAAACCcactttatttatacattggTATTTTTATTCGGCTTGCTGTATAAACAGGTTTGGTAACTATATCCGAAATAACAAAAGAATACTTACAAGTAAGCATAACCATCAGCGCTCGATATCCCAGCTCCTTAGCTACTGGTAGCCTCTGACCGAACTTCTTGCGTAAGGGAGGCCAAGTAATTGCAATGGGAACGTAGAACTGCAACGGGTACGTCAGCAACATCGCCACGGTGATCAGTACTTGGACCGTGGTGCTCAGActgaataaacataattatgttcaaCATATAgattgtaacttaaaaaatataaatattaaactcagaatttagtaaaataaatatattttttcaagattgttaaaaataaacatgcaaCCGGTTCGTGATGTGGATgctactataaaattattatgaatgaatGGACATATAGAAAAGGTTTGAAATCAacagatcttttttttataaaattcccgtttcatttgtatttaataatgtatttttaccgATATTCGAATTAAAcacttttatacatacatatttttctattaaaataaacggaattggaattattaatttgagtaaaacatattttaaatgcgattCGTTTCTAATAAAGCGATCAGTCAATTCAAGAAAGGAATTACGGAATCCTTCTAAATCTATAATttctctataaaaataattaatgttattcaaaACTATTTTCAGCTCTATATCTACAActagtaatacaaaaaaaattatacttaaattaaaaaaaatatcaataatacttTCGTTCAATAATACCACATGTCAGAAACATTGGCCGATCGATCGATTTCAAAGCTTCATACATTTAGAAACGTGAGGCCTGTTGCGGAGTCACGTTTGCTGTTCATACTATATGTAGTACTAATTGTACATATATGGTAAACGTTCCAGTCAAAgtgattttcttaaaaaaaaatataattactagctgaaactgcggttttacccgcgcgaaatttataaaacacaaaattaactAACCTAACCAAGCCCCGTTTTACCGTCTTAGGGGtagattttgtaaaattacttagcggatgtctacaccctataaggaacctacctgccaaatttcatgtttgttggtgttatagtttctgaaatttcgtgattaatccactgattaatcacgaaatttgAGAATtttggtatttcgcttttatacgagtatatacatagatatgtaTTCTTAGTTTTTGTTCAACAATGCATTCATATTGCATCATTCTCGTAACAGCGTATTATCCCTGAACAATGTAACTAAATTTTTCTTAATAGGTTCCCGTCTTATTGATGGTCACGGTCAATGAAAACTGTGCCAAATTATTAAGATACTAAAACCCTTActgattaaatgataataacgGTCTGTAGCGATTACCGCGTTaatttttataccttttttaatactttaactgTAATGAGTTGATATAGTCGGGATGTCATCGTAAAAtattagagaaaatattttctgttttatacACCTTGGTCATATTGAATACGTTTTTAATCTAATAAAGTTAATAGTAATGTTATCTTACACGTGTCCCGGCCGCAAGTTAAGTGTAAGACTTCCAGCGACATCGTCACCCCACTTGAGATAGCCGAGAAAACCCACAACGACAAAGATACTGGCCACGACCACCATGCCGACGTTCAAGACGCCTAGTGGCTTCTGGAACTGCTCCcgatttttcatttcattcttCAAGGGCAATACctatagtaaaaatttaaatgcaaattgttatttgtatgtGATCACCAATTATTcagatttttctttaattatatcttGATTGGACAGGAAAAGATGCAGACAAACTCAATTATCACATTAGGAACAAACCCAATTATAACTGTCTCAACCATCGATACAGAGATAcgcaaatattattgataatattaactaaacatatcaattaaattacgaTGTTAATAAGATtactcgtttaaaaataaatatgtataacacatttttaaaattaattgattatttaaagttCTTGCTCACCAAACCTATACCCTCAAAAGCATAAACTGCGGTTCCAAAATACAAAGGCAATTGGTGCCACGAGGCCAAGTATTCCCTTGATTTCACGGGTGGTAGGTCTTGCGTGGCTTCATACAACACTGCGCCAACCCCTACAGCCATTAAAACGTTGGCGACCGTTGAAAATGGAGTCaggtattttaaatttcgaaccatACAGAGAATAAGAACCGGGATCACCACAAAAATCATATGGATTGACAGTTCTATATGGATACCGTACTCATCGCATATctgaaaaatacaataaacacaaatttaagttatatgtaCATTTGTACATATAACTTATGGTCGTTCTTTTAAGAAGAAAAgacatcaatttataatttatttgcttgCTATTAAagcattaatgttttataaaataataagcaaagTCGGATTTGAATCATAATAAGCGAGCTTAAATTagacaatttcattttaa
This genomic window from Vanessa atalanta chromosome Z, ilVanAtal1.2, whole genome shotgun sequence contains:
- the LOC125075957 gene encoding proton-coupled amino acid transporter-like protein CG1139, which codes for MNEKSNVSHISGSAVSISHDGSNVSDGYSAFQSREQIINLESKSQLNIDSGNDGHHHVSHPTSYADTLLHLFRGNIGSGLLAMGDAFKNGGIIFAPIMTAILGIICVHAQHLLLNCSEDIYTRMKREKPPGFADTVSLVFEYGPARLRPLAPIMKILVNGFLCITQLGFCCIYIVFIANNVKMICDEYGIHIELSIHMIFVVIPVLILCMVRNLKYLTPFSTVANVLMAVGVGAVLYEATQDLPPVKSREYLASWHQLPLYFGTAVYAFEGIGLVLPLKNEMKNREQFQKPLGVLNVGMVVVASIFVVVGFLGYLKWGDDVAGSLTLNLRPGHVLSTTVQVLITVAMLLTYPLQFYVPIAITWPPLRKKFGQRLPVAKELGYRALMVMLTFILAESIPQLGLFISLVGAISSTALALMFPPIIQLVATYQNNNKIPPYMILKNGLIITLGIFIFIAGTYQSLASIIRAF